A single Natrinema pellirubrum DSM 15624 DNA region contains:
- a CDS encoding NADH-quinone oxidoreductase subunit D, whose amino-acid sequence MSTGLERDPAIEVSEGDLEALIGDRALARDDHLNAPGFVVRPDDVQSVLSDLRDKAGFDHLANLTAQQYADRYESIYHLRKYADPTQEVSVVVPTTTDDPVSQSAEPVFRTADWHEREAFDLVGIDYEGHPDPRRILLPETWQGHPLSEDYNQEKPQLVTLSEHANPVQPDHHDDESDTMFLNIGPHHPATHGVLHIETVLDGETVVDVDPDIGYLHRCEEQMCQQGTYRHQIMPYPDRWDYVSAGLLNEWAYARTAEDLADIEVPEYAQVIRTMGAELCRIASHMLALATFALDVYGDFTAIFQYGMRDREVVQDILEDLTGQRLMFNYFRLGGVAWDLPEPREEFIEKTRDFLDGLPAKVDEYHDLLTGNEIFQVRTHDTGILEPEVAKQYGCTGPVARGSGIDYDLRRDDPYGYYDNLEWDVVTEDGCDNYSRVLVRMQEVEESAKIIEQCLDLLEDWPEDERTVQSNVPRTLKPDADTEIYRSVEGAKGELGIYIRSDGTDKPGRFKIRSPCFHNLSALPEMAEGEYIPDLIASLGSLDIVLGEVDR is encoded by the coding sequence ATGAGTACGGGACTCGAGCGCGACCCGGCGATCGAGGTATCGGAGGGCGATCTCGAGGCACTGATCGGCGACCGCGCGCTCGCGCGCGACGATCATCTGAATGCGCCGGGGTTCGTCGTCCGGCCGGACGACGTCCAATCGGTCCTCTCGGACCTGCGTGACAAGGCCGGCTTCGACCACCTCGCGAACCTCACGGCCCAGCAGTACGCCGACCGGTACGAGTCGATCTACCACCTCCGGAAGTACGCCGACCCGACCCAGGAGGTGTCGGTCGTCGTCCCGACGACGACCGACGACCCGGTCAGCCAGAGCGCCGAGCCGGTCTTTCGGACCGCCGACTGGCACGAGCGGGAGGCCTTCGACCTCGTCGGGATCGACTACGAGGGCCACCCTGATCCGCGACGGATCCTCCTGCCCGAGACCTGGCAGGGCCATCCGCTCTCCGAGGACTACAACCAGGAGAAGCCGCAGTTGGTGACCCTGAGCGAACACGCCAACCCGGTCCAGCCGGACCACCACGACGACGAGTCGGACACGATGTTTCTCAACATCGGTCCCCACCACCCGGCGACCCACGGGGTCCTCCACATCGAGACGGTTCTGGACGGCGAGACGGTCGTCGACGTCGACCCCGACATCGGCTACCTGCACCGCTGTGAGGAACAGATGTGCCAGCAGGGGACCTACCGGCACCAGATCATGCCCTACCCCGACCGCTGGGACTACGTCTCGGCCGGCCTCCTCAACGAGTGGGCCTACGCGCGTACGGCCGAAGACCTCGCGGACATCGAGGTCCCCGAGTACGCACAGGTCATCCGGACGATGGGCGCGGAGCTGTGCCGGATCGCCTCCCACATGCTCGCGCTCGCGACCTTCGCGCTCGACGTCTACGGCGACTTCACCGCCATCTTCCAGTACGGGATGCGCGACCGCGAGGTCGTCCAGGACATCCTCGAGGACCTGACCGGCCAGCGGCTCATGTTCAACTACTTCCGGTTGGGCGGAGTCGCCTGGGACCTGCCCGAACCCCGCGAGGAGTTCATCGAAAAGACCCGTGACTTCCTCGACGGGCTGCCCGCGAAGGTCGACGAGTACCACGACCTGCTGACCGGCAACGAGATCTTCCAGGTCCGTACCCACGACACCGGCATCTTGGAGCCCGAAGTGGCCAAACAGTACGGCTGTACCGGCCCCGTCGCCCGCGGCTCCGGCATCGACTACGACCTCCGCCGCGACGACCCCTACGGCTACTACGACAACCTCGAGTGGGATGTCGTCACCGAGGACGGCTGTGACAACTACAGCCGCGTTCTCGTGCGCATGCAAGAGGTCGAGGAATCCGCGAAGATCATCGAACAGTGTCTCGACCTGCTCGAGGACTGGCCGGAGGACGAACGCACCGTCCAGAGTAACGTGCCACGGACGCTGAAGCCGGACGCGGACACGGAAATCTATCGCAGCGTCGAGGGCGCGAAGGGCGAACTCGGGATCTACATCCGTTCGGACGGCACCGACAAGCCGGGCCGGTTCAAGATCCGGAGTCCGTGCTTCCACAACCTCTCGGCACTACCCGAGATGGCCGAAGGCGAGTACATCCCGGACCTGATCGCGTCGCTTGGCAGCCTCGACATCGTTCTCGGGGAGGTGGATCGCTAG
- a CDS encoding complex I subunit 1/NuoH family protein has product MPGAQTATATPALPLQDTVLLPERIGELTGLDGFGLGGELLATFLAAFLIGNLMLAMTGVAGPWAKRKITAAFTDRIAVNRLGPAGLFIIIADAVRLLSKELVIPENADRPAYDLAPIVVASSALLGFAVIPMGNGIHLADPEVGLAYVFAVSGIASLGLVMAGYASANKYSMLGGLRAVAQNVAYEIPLVITGMSVVIFSGSLQMGTIVAEQHQTLVTIAGIDIPSWYALINPFAFVLFLVANFAEVGRNPFDTPEAPTEIVAGYQTEYSSVYFVLIYLGEFLHIFLGGAIIATIFLGGPAGPVLPGIVWFIIKIWAVFFATQWLRSAVPRVRIDQLIEIGWKGLLVLAFANLVLTAVIVGLIA; this is encoded by the coding sequence ATGCCCGGCGCACAGACAGCGACTGCGACGCCGGCGCTGCCGCTACAGGACACGGTCTTGCTCCCCGAACGGATCGGCGAGCTGACCGGCCTCGACGGATTCGGGCTCGGCGGCGAGTTGCTCGCGACCTTCCTCGCGGCCTTCCTCATCGGGAACCTGATGCTGGCGATGACCGGCGTCGCGGGGCCGTGGGCGAAGAGAAAGATCACCGCGGCATTCACGGACCGGATCGCCGTCAACCGGCTCGGGCCGGCCGGCCTCTTCATCATCATCGCGGACGCCGTCCGGCTCCTGTCGAAGGAACTGGTCATCCCGGAGAACGCCGACCGGCCGGCCTACGACCTCGCGCCGATCGTCGTCGCGTCGTCGGCGCTGCTTGGCTTCGCCGTGATCCCGATGGGCAACGGGATCCACCTCGCGGACCCTGAAGTCGGACTGGCGTACGTCTTCGCCGTCTCGGGGATCGCGAGTCTGGGTCTGGTGATGGCCGGCTACGCCTCGGCGAACAAGTACTCGATGCTCGGCGGCCTCCGCGCGGTGGCACAGAACGTCGCCTACGAGATCCCGCTGGTCATCACCGGGATGTCGGTCGTGATCTTTTCGGGGTCGCTGCAGATGGGGACGATCGTCGCCGAACAACACCAGACGCTCGTGACGATCGCCGGGATCGACATCCCGTCGTGGTACGCGCTGATCAACCCCTTCGCGTTCGTCCTCTTTCTGGTGGCGAACTTCGCGGAGGTCGGTCGCAACCCCTTCGACACGCCGGAGGCACCGACCGAGATCGTCGCCGGCTACCAGACCGAGTACTCCTCGGTCTACTTCGTGTTGATCTACCTCGGGGAGTTCCTCCACATCTTCCTCGGCGGGGCGATCATCGCGACGATCTTCCTCGGCGGCCCGGCCGGCCCCGTCCTGCCGGGCATCGTCTGGTTCATCATCAAGATCTGGGCGGTGTTCTTCGCGACCCAGTGGCTGCGCTCGGCGGTGCCACGGGTTCGAATCGACCAACTGATCGAGATCGGCTGGAAGGGCCTGCTCGTGTTGGCCTTCGCCAATCTCGTCTTGACCGCAGTGATCGTGGGGCTGATAGCATGA
- a CDS encoding NuoI/complex I 23 kDa subunit family protein, whose amino-acid sequence MIGILKSMATTMKHALDGSTFTVEYPETAPDVSPRFRGVHKFSQERCIWCRQCENVCPNDTIQIVTNDQRQGEQYNLHIGQCIYCRLCEEVCPVDAILLTENFEFTADTKHDFVYNKEQLKAVPWYKDIDPLASREPDRGAWVGEGEGEVDYQ is encoded by the coding sequence ATGATCGGGATACTCAAATCGATGGCAACGACGATGAAACACGCACTGGACGGCTCCACCTTCACGGTGGAGTACCCGGAGACCGCACCGGACGTCTCGCCGCGCTTTCGCGGCGTCCACAAGTTCAGTCAGGAGCGGTGTATCTGGTGTCGCCAGTGTGAGAACGTCTGTCCGAACGATACGATTCAGATCGTGACGAACGATCAGCGACAGGGCGAACAGTACAACCTCCATATCGGACAGTGTATCTACTGTCGGCTCTGTGAGGAAGTCTGCCCCGTCGACGCCATCCTCCTGACGGAGAACTTCGAGTTCACCGCGGACACGAAACACGACTTCGTCTACAACAAAGAGCAGTTGAAGGCCGTCCCGTGGTACAAGGACATCGACCCGCTCGCCTCCCGCGAACCCGATCGCGGCGCGTGGGTCGGTGAAGGCGAGGGGGAGGTCGACTACCAGTAA
- a CDS encoding NADH-quinone oxidoreductase subunit J: MNYELIAFALFAGVTLASAVGVVLMQDPWHSALLLGVALLSVAVHYVMLAAEFVAMMQVLVYVGGVLVLITFAVMLTQRDDAETDEVVQA; this comes from the coding sequence ATGAACTACGAGCTGATCGCGTTCGCGCTGTTTGCCGGGGTGACGCTGGCCAGCGCGGTGGGTGTCGTGCTCATGCAGGACCCGTGGCATTCGGCGCTCCTGCTGGGCGTGGCGCTGCTCAGCGTGGCGGTCCACTACGTGATGCTGGCGGCCGAGTTCGTCGCCATGATGCAGGTCCTCGTCTACGTCGGCGGGGTCCTCGTCCTCATCACGTTCGCCGTCATGCTGACCCAGCGCGACGACGCCGAGACGGACGAGGTGGTACAGGCATGA
- the nuoK gene encoding NADH-quinone oxidoreductase subunit NuoK, with product MTVDVQYYVLLSMAVFCIGLFGVLTRRNALLFLMSVELMLNAANINLIAFAFYHGNLTGQLFALFTMALAAAEVAVGLGIILVLYRNFRDVDVTVPTTMRW from the coding sequence ATGACCGTCGATGTACAGTACTACGTCCTGCTGTCGATGGCGGTGTTCTGTATCGGTCTCTTCGGCGTCCTGACGCGTCGTAACGCACTGTTGTTCCTGATGTCCGTCGAGTTGATGCTGAACGCGGCCAACATCAACCTGATCGCGTTCGCGTTCTATCACGGCAACCTCACTGGCCAGCTATTCGCGCTGTTTACGATGGCGCTGGCCGCTGCCGAGGTGGCCGTCGGACTCGGGATCATCCTGGTGTTGTACCGCAACTTCCGTGACGTCGACGTCACGGTACCGACGACGATGAGGTGGTAA
- the nuoL gene encoding NADH-quinone oxidoreductase subunit L, producing the protein MAATATGPFGFAPAIAVFPLVAFVVTLLFGRHLPKKGALPGIIATAGSLVVSLVMAAAVAGGGEHHTELYEWTAGAAASETGAETIAFTFGILIDPLSALMLVIVSLVALLVHVFSLGYMNAEGETGLRRYYAELGLFTFSMLAFVFADNLLMAFMFFELVGLCSYLLIGFWFRTESAPSAAKKAFLVTRFGDYFFLIGVVAIAATFGTVGFAGEGSFVTAAETAIEDGATLFGFDAQTWVTITGLLVLGGVLGKSAQFPFHTWLPDAMEGPTTVSALIHAATMVAAGVYLVARMFGYYALSPTALSIIAFVGGFTALFAATMAVVKDDVKQVLAYSTISQYGYMMLGLGVGGYVAGVFHLMNHAFFKALLFLGAGAVIILMHHEQDMWEMGGLKDKAPVVYYTFLAGALALAGIVPFSGFWSKDEVLFDALAVGLSEPVILAAYAMGLVAVFFTGFYTFRMVFLTFHGEPRSDTAEDPHPVGWAVKVPLLALGTLAAVAGLVNMAPIAKLAGVDITFLEFWLDGEYGYVEGLTYHHYHETVAEMAFEEAYIGSETTTMLLSAGLSLGLALAGAFTAHTLYNVPDPDRHTTKLGGAYRVLKSNYYQDEYQVWLAEGFTLPLARAADRFDQTVIDGVVNGTSQISLFGSNWVKRIQTGIVTNYAALLVGGFIALLLVLGYLGGWFA; encoded by the coding sequence ATGGCAGCAACAGCAACAGGACCGTTCGGATTCGCACCGGCGATCGCAGTGTTCCCGCTCGTGGCGTTCGTGGTCACGCTGCTCTTCGGCAGGCACCTGCCGAAGAAGGGCGCGCTGCCAGGCATCATCGCGACGGCGGGCTCGCTCGTCGTCTCGCTGGTAATGGCCGCGGCCGTCGCGGGCGGCGGCGAACATCATACGGAACTGTACGAGTGGACGGCCGGCGCAGCGGCGAGCGAAACCGGCGCGGAGACGATCGCCTTTACGTTCGGGATCCTGATCGATCCGCTCTCGGCGCTGATGCTGGTGATCGTCTCGCTGGTCGCCCTGCTCGTCCACGTCTTCAGCCTCGGCTACATGAACGCCGAAGGGGAGACCGGGCTGCGGCGGTACTACGCCGAACTCGGGCTCTTTACCTTCAGCATGCTCGCGTTCGTCTTCGCGGACAACCTGCTGATGGCGTTCATGTTCTTCGAACTCGTCGGTCTCTGTTCATACCTGCTGATCGGGTTCTGGTTCCGCACGGAATCGGCCCCCTCGGCCGCGAAGAAGGCCTTTTTGGTCACCCGCTTCGGTGACTACTTCTTCCTGATCGGGGTCGTCGCCATCGCGGCGACGTTCGGCACGGTCGGCTTCGCCGGCGAGGGGTCGTTCGTCACGGCCGCCGAGACGGCGATCGAGGACGGCGCGACGCTGTTCGGCTTCGACGCCCAGACCTGGGTGACGATCACCGGACTGCTCGTGCTGGGCGGCGTGCTGGGCAAGTCCGCGCAGTTCCCCTTCCACACCTGGCTGCCCGACGCCATGGAGGGTCCGACCACCGTCTCCGCGCTCATTCACGCGGCGACGATGGTCGCGGCCGGGGTCTACCTGGTCGCCCGGATGTTCGGCTACTACGCGCTCTCGCCGACCGCGCTGTCGATCATCGCCTTCGTCGGCGGCTTCACCGCGCTGTTCGCGGCGACGATGGCCGTCGTCAAGGACGACGTCAAGCAGGTGCTTGCCTACTCGACGATCAGCCAGTACGGCTACATGATGCTCGGGCTGGGCGTCGGCGGCTACGTCGCCGGGGTCTTCCACCTGATGAACCACGCCTTCTTCAAGGCGCTCCTGTTCCTCGGTGCCGGCGCGGTCATCATTCTGATGCACCACGAACAGGACATGTGGGAGATGGGCGGCCTGAAGGACAAGGCACCCGTCGTCTACTACACGTTCCTCGCCGGCGCGCTCGCGCTCGCGGGGATCGTCCCGTTCTCCGGTTTCTGGTCGAAAGACGAGGTGTTGTTCGACGCGCTGGCCGTCGGCCTCTCCGAACCAGTCATCCTCGCGGCCTACGCGATGGGACTGGTGGCCGTATTCTTCACCGGCTTCTACACGTTCCGGATGGTCTTCCTGACCTTCCACGGCGAACCCCGGTCCGACACCGCCGAGGACCCCCACCCGGTTGGGTGGGCGGTCAAGGTCCCCCTGCTCGCGCTCGGGACCCTCGCCGCCGTCGCTGGCCTCGTGAACATGGCCCCGATCGCGAAGCTCGCGGGGGTCGACATTACGTTCCTCGAGTTCTGGCTCGACGGCGAGTACGGCTACGTCGAGGGGCTGACCTACCACCACTACCACGAGACGGTCGCCGAGATGGCCTTCGAAGAGGCCTACATCGGCTCCGAGACGACGACGATGCTGCTGAGCGCCGGGCTCTCGCTCGGGCTTGCACTCGCCGGCGCGTTCACGGCACACACGCTGTACAACGTGCCCGACCCGGACCGTCACACGACGAAACTCGGCGGCGCGTACCGCGTCCTGAAAAGCAACTACTACCAGGACGAGTATCAGGTCTGGCTCGCCGAAGGCTTCACCCTGCCGCTGGCACGGGCAGCCGACCGGTTCGACCAGACCGTCATCGACGGCGTGGTCAACGGCACCTCACAGATCAGCCTGTTCGGCAGCAACTGGGTGAAACGGATCCAGACGGGTATCGTGACTAACTACGCGGCGCTGTTGGTGGGCGGGTTCATCGCCTTACTGCTCGTCCTCGGCTATCTCGGAGGGTGGTTCGCATGA
- a CDS encoding complex I subunit 4 family protein, with protein sequence MMIEALIAVALIGALVTFVAPNRIAGKLAFAISLVPAALSLWLFGAFDGSGNALRGGELAFESQAAWLEIGDYSISWFVGLDGISLPLVVLTTILCTLAIVSSWTPIDERQSQFYGLILFIEAMLIGVFSALDFFLWFVFWEAVLIPMYLLIGIWGGPRRKYAAIKFFVYTNVASLVMFGSFVALVFGLGDVTSFALPEVATAMLEGGPDGLFGLEGTTLASVVFIGLFLGFAVKVPIVPFHTWLPDAHVEAPTPASILLAGVLLKMGTYALLRFNFTMFPDQVETYAVPIAAIAVISVIYGAMLALAQTDLKRIVAYSSVSSMGYVILGLVAYTQFGVGGATFQMISHGLISGLMFMAVGVIYNATHTRMVTDMSGLADRMPIAVGVLIAGAFGYMGLPLMSGFAAEYFIFFGSFGSELLSYSALFTSLAMFGIVIVAGYLLFALQRTVFGPYRLETDYEVGRAPVHDVASLLVLLGLVVLLGVAPDLIFDMITDAIDPIVQGGDL encoded by the coding sequence ATGATGATCGAAGCACTGATCGCGGTCGCACTGATCGGCGCGCTCGTCACGTTCGTCGCGCCGAATCGCATCGCCGGCAAGCTGGCCTTCGCGATCAGCCTCGTGCCGGCGGCCCTATCGCTGTGGCTGTTCGGGGCCTTCGACGGTAGCGGGAACGCCCTCCGGGGCGGCGAACTCGCGTTCGAATCACAGGCAGCCTGGCTCGAGATCGGCGACTACTCGATTTCGTGGTTCGTCGGCCTCGACGGGATCAGCCTGCCGCTCGTGGTCCTGACGACGATCCTCTGTACGCTCGCGATCGTCAGCTCGTGGACCCCGATCGACGAACGCCAGTCGCAGTTCTACGGACTGATCCTCTTTATCGAGGCGATGCTGATCGGCGTCTTCTCGGCGCTTGACTTCTTCCTCTGGTTCGTCTTCTGGGAGGCGGTCCTGATCCCGATGTACCTGCTGATCGGGATCTGGGGCGGCCCGCGCCGGAAGTACGCCGCGATCAAGTTCTTCGTCTACACGAACGTGGCGTCGCTGGTCATGTTCGGCTCCTTCGTCGCCTTAGTCTTCGGACTGGGCGACGTGACCTCCTTCGCACTGCCGGAGGTCGCGACCGCGATGCTCGAGGGCGGCCCCGACGGTCTGTTCGGACTCGAGGGGACGACGCTTGCTTCGGTCGTCTTCATCGGGCTGTTCCTCGGCTTCGCGGTGAAGGTACCGATCGTGCCGTTCCACACGTGGCTGCCCGACGCCCACGTGGAAGCCCCGACCCCAGCCTCGATCCTGCTGGCCGGTGTCCTACTGAAGATGGGGACCTACGCACTGCTGCGGTTCAACTTCACGATGTTCCCCGACCAGGTCGAGACCTACGCGGTGCCGATCGCGGCGATCGCCGTCATCAGCGTTATCTACGGCGCGATGCTGGCGCTTGCCCAGACCGACCTGAAACGGATCGTCGCCTACTCGTCGGTCTCGTCGATGGGCTACGTCATCCTCGGGCTGGTCGCGTACACGCAGTTCGGGGTCGGCGGTGCGACCTTCCAGATGATCTCCCACGGGCTGATCTCCGGACTGATGTTCATGGCCGTCGGGGTCATCTACAACGCGACCCACACGCGGATGGTCACCGACATGTCCGGGCTGGCAGACCGGATGCCGATCGCGGTCGGCGTGCTGATCGCCGGTGCGTTCGGCTACATGGGACTCCCGCTGATGAGCGGCTTCGCCGCCGAGTACTTCATCTTCTTCGGCTCCTTCGGCTCCGAACTGCTGTCGTACTCGGCGCTGTTTACCTCGCTGGCGATGTTCGGCATCGTCATCGTCGCGGGCTATCTCCTGTTTGCGCTCCAGCGGACCGTCTTCGGCCCGTATCGACTCGAAACTGACTACGAGGTCGGCCGCGCCCCGGTTCACGACGTCGCGTCGCTGCTCGTGTTGCTCGGACTCGTCGTCCTGCTTGGCGTGGCCCCCGACCTGATCTTCGACATGATAACCGACGCAATCGATCCGATCGTCCAGGGAGGTGACCTCTGA
- a CDS encoding NADH-quinone oxidoreductase subunit N: protein MAVIDLPQWLALAPALILAATALVLFVFDSINPHSTNRTVLSGTTVIGALASLAVAVWYAAAGVGATGIENYGVIDIMDGQFVVDQLALFFMIVVAIVTALVAVASHDYLQDHTYQAEYYSLLVLAATGMSMMAVSNSLVTVFIALELTSLPSYALVAILKDNRGSVEAGLKYFLIGALSSAIFVYGVSLVYGATGSLQLEAIAANLDTAGEMGGLLGLGILMLIGGIAFKTASVPFHFWAPEAYEGAPAPISAFLSSASKAAGFVLAFRVFTTAFPLEATTAVIGVDWTWAFVILAIVTMTLGNFAAATQENVKRMLAYSSIGHAGYVLIGLAALSTSSGDLVMGAAMIHLLVYGFMNTGAFLFVGLAEYWGVGRTFEDYNGLATQAPVACAAMAIFMFSLAGIPPFGGFGSKYLLFSHTIEAATENTALLAAAAALVINSTLSLYYYSRLVKALWIEDPLRERDTLATPTALYAAIVAAAVVTAVSLAAFGPITDIATEAAATVVG from the coding sequence ATGGCGGTCATCGACCTCCCCCAGTGGCTGGCGCTCGCACCGGCACTGATACTCGCCGCGACGGCGCTGGTGCTGTTCGTATTCGACAGCATCAACCCGCACTCGACGAACCGAACCGTCCTCTCCGGGACGACCGTTATCGGCGCGTTGGCCTCGCTGGCCGTCGCCGTCTGGTACGCCGCCGCGGGCGTCGGTGCGACGGGGATCGAGAACTACGGCGTCATCGACATCATGGACGGCCAGTTCGTCGTCGACCAGCTAGCGCTGTTCTTCATGATCGTCGTGGCGATCGTCACCGCCTTAGTCGCGGTCGCGAGCCACGACTACCTGCAGGACCACACCTACCAGGCCGAGTACTACTCGCTGCTGGTCCTCGCGGCAACCGGAATGTCGATGATGGCCGTCTCGAACAGCCTCGTGACGGTCTTTATCGCACTCGAGCTGACGAGCCTGCCGTCGTACGCCCTGGTCGCGATCCTGAAGGACAACCGCGGCAGCGTCGAAGCCGGCCTGAAGTACTTCCTGATCGGCGCGCTGTCGTCGGCGATCTTCGTCTACGGCGTCAGCCTGGTCTACGGCGCGACCGGCTCCTTACAGCTCGAGGCGATCGCGGCGAACCTCGACACGGCCGGTGAAATGGGCGGTCTGCTCGGACTGGGCATCCTGATGCTGATCGGCGGCATCGCGTTCAAGACCGCGAGCGTCCCGTTCCACTTCTGGGCCCCCGAGGCCTACGAGGGCGCGCCGGCACCGATCTCGGCGTTCCTCTCCTCGGCCTCGAAGGCCGCCGGCTTCGTACTCGCGTTCCGCGTGTTCACGACCGCGTTCCCGCTCGAGGCGACGACGGCGGTGATCGGCGTCGACTGGACGTGGGCCTTCGTCATCCTGGCGATCGTCACGATGACGCTGGGCAACTTCGCGGCGGCGACCCAGGAGAACGTCAAGCGGATGCTCGCGTACTCTTCGATCGGCCACGCGGGCTACGTGTTGATCGGACTGGCAGCGCTCTCGACGTCGTCCGGCGACCTCGTCATGGGCGCGGCGATGATCCACCTGCTGGTCTATGGCTTCATGAACACGGGCGCGTTCCTGTTCGTGGGGCTGGCCGAATACTGGGGCGTCGGTCGCACCTTCGAGGACTACAACGGACTCGCGACCCAGGCACCGGTCGCCTGCGCCGCGATGGCTATCTTCATGTTCAGCCTCGCGGGTATCCCGCCCTTCGGCGGGTTCGGGAGCAAGTACCTCCTGTTCAGCCACACGATCGAGGCAGCCACCGAGAACACGGCGCTGCTTGCCGCCGCCGCGGCGCTCGTGATCAACAGCACGCTCTCGCTGTACTACTACTCCCGGCTGGTCAAGGCGCTGTGGATCGAGGACCCGCTCCGTGAGCGGGACACGCTCGCGACACCGACCGCCCTCTACGCGGCGATCGTCGCCGCCGCCGTCGTGACCGCGGTCAGCCTCGCGGCGTTCGGCCCGATCACCGACATCGCGACCGAGGCGGCCGCGACGGTCGTCGGCTGA
- a CDS encoding DHH family phosphoesterase: MGFRLVLGCGTVCRGVIDCLAERDGRLLVVTDDESVVETMREESIPARDGDPTDPATVASVDPPDVIFVGSDRTDVNRAALEAARDRFPGAAIVAYLGGNATAADRERFDALADRVVGPTSALSEWVLAEAASPSAESAIELRDQLTGIDGRLAVMAHDNPDPDAIASAVALADIAESVGVPADACYFGDISHQENRAMVNLLELDLRNLGPTESLEEYSAFALVDHSRPGVNDQLPTELHVDIVIDHHPPRGPVPGEFVDLRQGAGATSTVLTEYIERFDLGFDSSTATALLYGIRVDTNDFTREVSPADFRAASVLSPHADASVLRQIEQPSLEGDTLETIARAIKNRIQRDSVAVASVGRIGDRDALPQAADQLLAMEGVETTLVFGFNDQMVYVSARSRAADVDLGETLRDAFDRIGSAGGHADMAGAQLEIGILGSADDEAEIESIVSVVEEVITNRFFEAIETRPGVPVGAYTQTSEWLFTQRGEPDGGESA, from the coding sequence ATGGGTTTCCGGCTCGTGCTCGGCTGTGGCACCGTCTGTCGAGGCGTCATCGACTGCCTCGCCGAGCGCGACGGTCGACTGCTCGTCGTCACCGACGACGAGAGCGTCGTCGAGACGATGCGAGAAGAGAGTATCCCGGCTCGAGACGGCGATCCGACCGATCCCGCGACCGTCGCGAGCGTCGACCCACCTGACGTGATCTTCGTCGGCAGCGACCGCACCGACGTCAACCGGGCCGCACTCGAGGCCGCACGCGATCGGTTCCCCGGGGCCGCGATCGTGGCCTATCTGGGCGGCAACGCAACGGCCGCGGACCGTGAGCGCTTCGACGCTCTCGCGGACAGAGTCGTCGGCCCCACGAGCGCGCTGTCGGAGTGGGTCCTCGCGGAAGCGGCGAGCCCGTCGGCCGAGTCGGCGATCGAACTCCGAGATCAGCTTACCGGGATCGACGGCCGGCTCGCGGTCATGGCCCACGACAACCCCGATCCCGACGCGATCGCCAGCGCGGTCGCGCTGGCCGACATCGCCGAGTCCGTCGGCGTCCCGGCCGACGCCTGCTACTTCGGCGACATCTCCCATCAGGAGAACCGGGCGATGGTCAACTTACTCGAGCTGGACCTGCGGAACCTCGGACCCACGGAGTCGCTCGAGGAGTATTCGGCCTTCGCGCTGGTCGACCACTCCCGGCCGGGGGTCAACGACCAGCTCCCGACGGAGCTGCACGTCGACATCGTCATCGACCATCACCCGCCGCGCGGGCCGGTGCCCGGCGAGTTCGTCGACCTCCGGCAGGGTGCGGGCGCGACCAGTACCGTCCTGACCGAGTACATAGAGCGGTTCGACCTGGGGTTCGATTCGTCGACGGCGACGGCACTGTTGTACGGGATCCGTGTCGACACGAACGACTTCACCCGCGAGGTCTCCCCCGCCGACTTCCGGGCTGCGTCGGTGCTATCGCCCCACGCGGACGCGTCGGTCCTGCGCCAGATCGAGCAGCCGTCGCTCGAGGGCGACACCCTCGAGACGATCGCCCGCGCGATCAAGAACCGGATCCAGCGCGACTCGGTCGCGGTGGCCAGCGTCGGCCGGATCGGCGACCGGGACGCGCTGCCCCAGGCCGCCGACCAGCTGCTCGCGATGGAGGGCGTCGAGACGACGCTCGTCTTCGGCTTCAACGACCAGATGGTCTACGTGTCGGCCCGCTCGCGGGCCGCCGACGTCGATCTCGGCGAGACGCTCCGGGACGCGTTCGACCGGATCGGCAGCGCCGGGGGCCACGCCGACATGGCCGGCGCACAGCTCGAGATCGGCATTCTGGGCAGTGCCGACGACGAGGCGGAAATCGAGTCGATCGTCAGCGTCGTCGAGGAAGTGATCACCAACCGCTTCTTCGAGGCGATCGAGACGCGACCGGGGGTCCCGGTCGGGGCCTACACCCAGACCAGCGAGTGGCTGTTCACTCAACGCGGCGAGCCGGACGGCGGCGAATCGGCGTGA